The DNA window ATATGGCCGAGGGAGGTGGTGAAGCACTCGCCAATGCATGAGCCAAAGGCAATGGTGAAGCCTCCAACCTCATTCATGAGGGAAAAATGGACGAAGCTGGATCAATACATTTCCATTGCCCTTTTCATACTTCatattctttgtattttcGCTCCGTTTCATTTCAATTGGCGTGCATTTTGGGTTAGCTTTGCGTTGTACGTTATTACTGGTCTAAGCATCAGTGTTTCGTATCATAGAAATCTTGCTCATAAAAGTTTCGAGCTTCCCAAACTACTCGAATACTTCTTTGCTTACTGTGCAGCTCACGCACTTCAGGTTTGACTTATGAAtccttctttgtttatttccGTTAgaaatttacttatttttaaattttttttttttagggtgaTCCAATCGATTGGGTGAGTACACATAGATGTCATCATCAATTTGTCGATACAGAAAGAGACCCACATAGCCCTGTTCAAGGATTTTGGTTTAGTCATATTCTTTGGCTTTTTGATTCCTATACTTTGACCAAACGAGTTTGTCCGAAATATTTtaccaattttaaaaagattgaACGAAGTATCATTATATGGTTCTCGAAGCATGGGAGACCCGACAACGTTCGTG is part of the Cucurbita pepo subsp. pepo cultivar mu-cu-16 chromosome LG03, ASM280686v2, whole genome shotgun sequence genome and encodes:
- the LOC111790105 gene encoding palmitoyl-monogalactosyldiacylglycerol delta-7 desaturase, chloroplastic-like isoform X2 translates to MHEPKAMVKPPTSFMREKWTKLDQYISIALFILHILCIFAPFHFNWRAFWVSFALYVITGLSISVSYHRNLAHKSFELPKLLEYFFAYCAAHALQGDPIDWVSTHRCHHQFVDTERDPHSPVQGFWFSHILWLFDSYTLTKRVCPKYFTNFKKIERSIIIWFSKHGRPDNVRDLEKQAFYRFIHKTYLLHHVAFAVLLYEVGGLPFLIWGMCVRIVVLLHITFMVNSVCHIWGKRRWNTKDLSKNNWLVGLLAFGEGFFKPLEWPLKSNYPHKFTSKGLYTNP
- the LOC111790105 gene encoding palmitoyl-monogalactosyldiacylglycerol delta-7 desaturase, chloroplastic-like isoform X3; the encoded protein is MHEPKAMVKPPTSFMREKWTKLDQYISIALFILHILCIFAPFHFNWRAFWVSFALYVITGLSISVSYHRNLAHKSFELPKLLEYFFAYCAAHALQGDPIDWVSTHRCHHQFVDTERDPHSPVQGFWFSHILWLFDSYTLTKRVCPKYFTNFKKIERSIIIWFSKHGRPDNVRDLEKQAFYRFIHKTYLLHHVAFAVLLYEVGGLPFLIWGMCVRIVVLLHITFMVNSVCHIWGKRRWNTKDLSKNNWFLQAIGVATQVKLPSQIHKQRLIHKPVTPSIGI
- the LOC111790105 gene encoding palmitoyl-monogalactosyldiacylglycerol delta-7 desaturase, chloroplastic-like isoform X1, with amino-acid sequence MHEPKAMVKPPTSFMREKWTKLDQYISIALFILHILCIFAPFHFNWRAFWVSFALYVITGLSISVSYHRNLAHKSFELPKLLEYFFAYCAAHALQGDPIDWVSTHRCHHQFVDTERDPHSPVQGFWFSHILWLFDSYTLTKRVCPKYFTNFKKIERSIIIWFSKHGRPDNVRDLEKQAFYRFIHKTYLLHHVAFAVLLYEVGGLPFLIWGMCVRIVVLLHITFMVNSVCHIWGKRRWNTKDLSKNNWLVGLLAFGEGWHNNHHAFEYSARFGIEWWEYDPGWYVIRFLQAIGVATQVKLPSQIHKQRLIHKPVTPSIGI
- the LOC111790105 gene encoding palmitoyl-monogalactosyldiacylglycerol delta-7 desaturase, chloroplastic-like isoform X4 — encoded protein: MHEPKAMVKPPTSFMREKWTKLDQYISIALFILHILCIFAPFHFNWRAFWVSFALYVITGLSISVSYHRNLAHKSFELPKLLEYFFAYCAAHALQGDPIDWVSTHRCHHQFVDTERDPHSPVQGFWFSHILWLFDSYTLTKRVCPKYFTNFKKIERSIIIWFSKHGRPDNVRDLEKQAFYRFIHKTYLLHHVAFAVLLYEVGGLPFLIWGMCVRIVVLLHITFMVNSVCHIWGKRRWNTKDLSKNNWYQLKWGGVRQLHYHRGVSFKSVSSLLVF